One window of Rhodothermales bacterium genomic DNA carries:
- a CDS encoding HEAT repeat domain-containing protein yields the protein MTKYKIILIVLLTTLVAPAAAQTSDADAAYRAANSLVLDQRWSEARDAMRQFARTYSRHDRADDASFYACYAQDQLDSASSAVFECYSDFVEAHGRSNYADDAKANMIRVARALSSAGQPEYMTRIRDLQQENDEDVALAALYALQNLGDDRALDTILAVYDRSTSDKVRSRIVYMLGDFDSDAVMPKLQEIALGNASVSVRKSAVYALGNHDSHNEAVTALKAIVASDAETEIRKTAVRALGNVDAPDMVPVLAELAAGSGDIELGKAAVYAMGNSDGAAAVEALKTIVSGDGAVEVRKAALYALGNSDHGGLVPFLAEIATSSTNAELAKTAAYAIGNHDSSAGSEALMSVVQNGKSVEVRKAALYALGNRDGARAVEMLREVAMSSDDNELQKAAVYAIGNADGESASRALRQIYGASESVEVRKAILYAIGNSEGRGARDFLMDVATTSAESELAKAAVYALGNHVDDDTSVLIEVLRKATNAEVRRAALYAIGNSDTSQATAALDSILKDERDPELRRAAVFALGNTGEDRAVSILVRVVQEDASTRVRTAAVQALGNIGTEAAQEALLKILEGGDD from the coding sequence ATGACCAAGTACAAGATCATCCTGATTGTGCTGCTGACGACACTTGTCGCGCCAGCCGCCGCCCAGACTTCCGACGCAGATGCCGCCTACCGTGCGGCCAATTCCCTGGTATTGGACCAGCGCTGGTCCGAGGCCCGCGACGCGATGCGGCAGTTTGCGCGGACGTACAGCCGTCATGACCGCGCCGACGATGCGTCATTCTACGCCTGCTACGCGCAGGATCAGCTGGACTCGGCCTCGTCCGCGGTATTTGAGTGCTACTCCGACTTCGTGGAAGCCCACGGTCGCAGCAACTACGCCGACGATGCCAAAGCCAACATGATCAGGGTGGCTCGTGCGCTCTCGAGTGCCGGCCAGCCCGAGTACATGACCCGCATTAGGGATCTGCAGCAGGAGAACGATGAGGACGTGGCTCTGGCCGCCCTGTATGCCCTCCAAAACCTCGGCGACGATCGCGCGCTGGACACCATTCTGGCCGTCTACGACCGCTCGACGAGCGACAAGGTGCGCAGCCGCATCGTGTATATGCTGGGCGATTTCGACAGCGACGCAGTGATGCCCAAACTCCAGGAGATTGCCCTCGGCAACGCGTCCGTTTCCGTGCGCAAGAGCGCGGTCTACGCCCTGGGCAATCACGACTCGCACAACGAGGCTGTCACGGCGCTGAAGGCCATAGTGGCTTCGGATGCGGAGACCGAAATCCGCAAGACCGCGGTCCGCGCCCTTGGCAATGTGGATGCTCCCGACATGGTGCCAGTACTCGCCGAACTGGCTGCCGGCTCCGGCGACATCGAGCTGGGCAAGGCGGCGGTGTACGCGATGGGCAACAGCGACGGAGCGGCAGCCGTGGAGGCGCTCAAAACCATTGTTTCGGGCGATGGGGCCGTCGAAGTCCGGAAGGCCGCGCTGTATGCCCTGGGCAACAGCGACCACGGTGGGTTGGTGCCGTTCCTGGCTGAGATCGCGACATCCTCCACCAATGCGGAACTGGCAAAAACTGCAGCCTACGCCATCGGAAACCACGATTCAAGCGCCGGCTCGGAGGCGTTGATGTCCGTGGTCCAGAACGGCAAGTCCGTCGAGGTACGGAAGGCGGCGCTGTATGCGCTGGGCAACCGGGACGGCGCGCGTGCGGTTGAAATGCTGCGCGAGGTGGCCATGTCTTCTGATGACAACGAGTTGCAGAAGGCTGCTGTCTACGCCATCGGAAATGCGGATGGCGAGAGTGCATCGCGCGCTCTGCGGCAGATTTACGGCGCAAGCGAGTCGGTGGAGGTCCGGAAAGCGATCCTGTATGCCATCGGAAACAGCGAAGGGCGGGGTGCCAGGGACTTCCTCATGGACGTCGCGACGACCTCGGCAGAGTCGGAACTGGCCAAGGCTGCCGTGTACGCGCTGGGCAACCACGTCGATGACGATACCAGTGTGCTCATCGAAGTCCTGCGCAAGGCCACGAATGCCGAGGTCCGCCGAGCCGCGCTCTACGCCATCGGCAATTCCGATACGAGCCAGGCGACCGCGGCCCTGGATAGCATCTTGAAAGATGAGCGCGACCCCGAATTGCGCCGTGCCGCCGTATTCGCACTGGGCAATACGGGTGAGGACCGCGCTGTCTCAATCCTGGTGCGCGTGGTCCAGGAAGATGCCAGCACGCGCGTGCGCACCGCGGCTGTTCAGGCCCTTGGCAACATAGGCACGGAGGCTGCGCAGGAGGCCTTGCTCAAAATCCTGGAAGGCGGCGACGACTAG
- a CDS encoding HEAT repeat domain-containing protein yields the protein MNTTKFLGWATIGAAALLIASPFIVDEVRTATQSAKVVLADTPVPSDSEDPEVAKAAIYALANSLEEGEIDLLVPIVNEAKHEEVRKAALYAIGNVGGASAAEFLKETAISHRETETAKAALYALSNTIEDNDVGPLVEVLQKSDVLEVRKAALYQIGNEDSEEAVATLAEIAREGEPELRKAAVYALGNSDLESAREVLINLVGGLD from the coding sequence ATGAACACAACGAAATTCCTGGGATGGGCCACCATCGGTGCCGCTGCGCTCCTGATCGCGTCCCCCTTCATTGTAGACGAGGTCCGCACCGCTACGCAGTCCGCCAAAGTGGTCCTTGCAGACACCCCGGTGCCTTCGGACTCTGAAGATCCTGAGGTGGCCAAGGCTGCCATTTATGCGCTGGCGAACTCGCTGGAGGAGGGAGAGATTGATCTTCTGGTGCCCATCGTCAACGAGGCGAAGCATGAGGAGGTGCGCAAGGCAGCGCTCTACGCCATTGGAAACGTTGGCGGAGCATCGGCTGCGGAGTTTCTAAAGGAAACGGCCATCTCGCACCGGGAGACCGAGACCGCCAAGGCCGCGCTGTACGCTTTGTCGAACACGATCGAGGACAACGACGTCGGTCCGCTTGTAGAGGTGCTGCAGAAATCGGATGTGCTCGAAGTCCGGAAGGCGGCCCTGTACCAGATCGGCAATGAGGACTCTGAGGAGGCCGTCGCTACGCTCGCCGAGATCGCGCGGGAGGGCGAACCGGAGTTGCGGAAAGCGGCCGTCTATGCGCTGGGGAACAGTGACCTGGAGTCAGCTCGGGAGGTGCTGATCAACCTGGTCGGCGGGTTGGACTAA
- a CDS encoding HEAT repeat domain-containing protein encodes MRRLLIAFLLLSPGMVRAQQVVQPPATAETFEDRLSWALAQRGEATILWTVDSQAMMSSWSENDPPLREVLGLSDGDPAQAAIMLRLEGGSVVHIRTQRLDSPAVERRPEERRRPIRWLGAATQSESFAALSGLSVSGRAIRGRLYAYGILSDVPAAGRVVSDALVSSESVDLRKAAAYALGRHSGNDAIERLKRASLEDPSVDVSKAAGYAIGAVNTPEALTALQDLIARHTSREIRKAAVYAVGNLDLPEARMYLLELARTEQ; translated from the coding sequence ATGCGTCGCCTGCTCATTGCATTTCTCCTGCTGAGTCCGGGCATGGTCCGGGCTCAGCAGGTGGTTCAGCCTCCCGCCACGGCGGAGACCTTTGAGGACCGCCTTTCCTGGGCGCTGGCCCAGCGGGGGGAGGCGACCATACTTTGGACCGTGGATTCGCAGGCCATGATGTCGTCCTGGTCGGAGAACGATCCGCCGTTGCGTGAGGTGCTCGGCCTGTCTGACGGAGACCCGGCCCAGGCAGCCATCATGCTTAGACTCGAGGGAGGATCGGTGGTCCACATCCGTACGCAGAGGCTGGATTCTCCGGCAGTGGAACGAAGGCCAGAGGAGCGCAGAAGGCCGATCCGCTGGTTGGGTGCCGCTACTCAATCGGAGAGTTTCGCGGCGCTTTCCGGGCTGAGCGTCAGCGGCCGGGCGATACGGGGCAGACTGTACGCCTACGGGATTCTGTCTGATGTGCCGGCAGCAGGTCGCGTGGTCTCAGATGCGCTGGTCTCAAGCGAGTCCGTCGACCTGCGGAAGGCCGCCGCGTATGCGTTGGGCAGGCACTCGGGAAACGATGCCATAGAGCGACTGAAGCGGGCCTCGCTGGAGGACCCGTCCGTTGATGTCTCCAAGGCGGCCGGGTACGCCATCGGGGCCGTGAACACGCCCGAGGCCCTGACGGCCTTGCAGGACCTCATCGCCCGTCACACGTCCCGGGAAATCCGGAAGGCGGCGGTGTATGCAGTGGGGAACCTGGACCTGCCGGAAGCCCGGATGTACTTGCTGGAACTCGCCCGCACGGAACAATGA
- a CDS encoding CBS domain-containing protein has product MNTSVDDLLRRKGNDVITIDENATVFQAIEIMEARRVGSIIATSEGRTAGIFTERDYLRRIVLQGRTSRSTLVKDAMTSDLVSVEPEMSVQDCMALMTEHRIRHLPVMADGRLVGVLSIGDLVKSLLKESQAKAEHLENLISGSYPG; this is encoded by the coding sequence ATGAATACAAGCGTTGACGACCTCCTCCGCCGCAAGGGAAACGACGTCATCACCATCGACGAGAACGCCACGGTGTTTCAGGCGATAGAGATCATGGAGGCCCGCAGGGTTGGTTCCATTATCGCCACCTCAGAGGGCCGGACGGCCGGCATTTTCACCGAGCGCGACTATCTGCGCCGCATAGTCTTACAGGGACGCACCTCGCGCAGCACGTTGGTCAAGGACGCCATGACGAGCGATCTCGTCAGCGTGGAACCGGAGATGTCGGTGCAGGACTGCATGGCGCTGATGACCGAGCACCGCATCCGACACCTTCCGGTTATGGCGGACGGACGCCTGGTCGGTGTGCTGTCCATCGGGGACCTGGTAAAAAGCCTCCTGAAAGAATCACAGGCCAAGGCAGAGCACCTGGAGAACCTCATTTCCGGATCCTATCCCGGCTGA
- a CDS encoding thioredoxin family protein yields MIDTDLIVPVSMSEAYDLTRKGMTTEQLLAEWQQLAEAPLRGLDREERRYRFYVRYNWERFNRVTESFELPESFQALMRLQGAQTWLFLTEHWCADAAYSLPVVLAAAEAAPSAEVRFLLRDDNLSVMERYLTKKARSIPVLAVFDAQGNEILRWGSKPLALDVHRKELQASGADGPTVSAATIKWYEGEGWLEVARELEERFLAVSG; encoded by the coding sequence ATGATTGATACTGACCTTATCGTACCCGTCTCGATGTCCGAGGCGTATGATCTGACCCGAAAAGGCATGACCACGGAGCAGCTGCTGGCCGAGTGGCAGCAGCTTGCGGAGGCGCCGCTGCGCGGGCTCGACCGTGAGGAGCGCCGATACCGGTTCTATGTGCGCTACAACTGGGAGCGATTCAATCGGGTCACCGAGTCATTCGAGCTGCCTGAGTCGTTCCAGGCCCTGATGCGCCTGCAGGGGGCACAAACCTGGCTCTTCCTGACGGAGCACTGGTGTGCCGATGCCGCCTACAGTTTGCCGGTGGTGCTGGCGGCCGCTGAGGCCGCCCCGAGCGCGGAGGTGCGCTTCCTCCTTCGGGACGACAACCTGTCCGTAATGGAGCGGTATCTGACAAAGAAGGCCCGGTCCATTCCGGTTTTGGCTGTCTTCGATGCCCAGGGCAATGAGATTCTTCGGTGGGGATCCAAGCCTCTGGCCCTGGACGTACACCGGAAGGAGCTGCAGGCATCAGGCGCCGACGGTCCGACCGTATCTGCGGCCACCATCAAGTGGTACGAAGGCGAGGGTTGGCTGGAGGTGGCGAGAGAGCTGGAGGAGCGTTTTCTGGCAGTCTCCGGTTGA
- a CDS encoding TerB family tellurite resistance protein, with amino-acid sequence MSEKTDPTTSPDNAQDLALIFIALAYGADAELTDREIESLTAALSRWRPEADEERIREIVVEAWAVFEEDEEGDEVVRAIENLNTVLKPASKQRALEDVMRVAEADGLLLTSERSLIAVLAATWDLRGSEAELIANTTATIDSRPVWSILHDIAVLGIAVAHGSTGSLDEVEIDSLSGRLSGWRSELEIDDTREIIRSALEIYSTLELTVILQQSASSIKERLPHALRLIVLDDLIAVAEADGRMNRNEADMIGSLAQAWQLGVRVDA; translated from the coding sequence ATGAGCGAAAAGACCGACCCTACGACCAGCCCTGACAACGCCCAGGACCTGGCGCTGATTTTCATCGCCCTTGCCTACGGCGCAGACGCCGAACTCACCGACCGGGAGATCGAAAGTCTGACGGCGGCGCTTTCCCGTTGGCGCCCCGAGGCTGACGAAGAGCGAATCCGCGAGATCGTTGTCGAAGCCTGGGCGGTGTTCGAGGAGGACGAGGAGGGTGACGAGGTGGTGCGAGCCATCGAAAACCTCAATACGGTGCTCAAACCTGCGTCCAAGCAGCGCGCACTGGAAGACGTCATGCGCGTGGCAGAGGCCGATGGGCTCCTGCTGACCTCGGAACGGTCGCTGATTGCTGTGCTGGCCGCGACCTGGGATCTGCGCGGTTCGGAGGCGGAACTGATCGCCAATACCACGGCGACCATCGACAGCCGCCCGGTGTGGTCCATTTTGCATGACATCGCCGTGTTGGGCATCGCCGTGGCGCATGGCTCCACCGGCAGTCTTGACGAGGTCGAGATCGACAGCCTGTCCGGCCGGCTCTCGGGGTGGCGTTCCGAACTGGAGATCGACGACACGCGGGAAATCATTCGGTCGGCGCTGGAGATCTATTCAACGCTCGAGCTCACGGTCATCCTGCAGCAGAGCGCAAGCTCCATCAAGGAGCGGCTGCCGCACGCGCTGCGCTTGATCGTGCTGGATGACCTGATCGCGGTGGCTGAGGCTGACGGCCGCATGAACCGTAACGAGGCCGACATGATCGGGTCGCTTGCGCAGGCTTGGCAGCTGGGCGTGCGGGTCGACGCCTGA
- a CDS encoding tyrosine-type recombinase/integrase, with product MSDKLVPVYSERDQMRLARSTGSDQDLINLWLRGKSPRTAEAYRRDTNQFLKFFGGSLHYVKLDDLWEWNDELTARDLSVSSIARKMATLKSLFSFGHRIGVLTVNVGAAFNLPKVPSHLSERILTEEETRLLLNDPDSTRNTALLRLFYASGARVSELVALTWTSVRPRKSSNGRATAQITLLGKGSKVRTVLLPASVWDVVARYWESEQAGGFGRPDDPVFRSIRGGALSRQQMWRIVRSAARRAGLPQKVSPHWLRHAHASHALDRGAPVHLVKETLGHESLATTSKYTHARPDDSSANYLDV from the coding sequence ATGTCCGATAAGTTGGTTCCTGTGTACAGTGAGCGTGATCAGATGCGTCTGGCGCGGTCGACCGGGTCTGACCAGGATCTGATCAATCTTTGGCTGCGCGGCAAGAGTCCGCGGACGGCCGAGGCTTACCGTCGGGACACGAACCAATTCCTGAAGTTCTTCGGCGGCAGCTTGCACTACGTCAAGCTGGACGACCTCTGGGAATGGAATGACGAGCTCACGGCCCGCGACTTGTCGGTGTCCTCAATCGCTCGCAAGATGGCGACGCTGAAGAGCCTGTTCAGCTTCGGTCATCGCATCGGCGTGCTGACGGTCAATGTCGGAGCGGCCTTCAATCTGCCCAAGGTGCCCAGCCACCTGTCCGAGCGCATTCTGACCGAGGAGGAAACGCGGCTCTTGCTGAACGATCCGGATTCTACACGCAATACGGCGCTGCTCCGCCTTTTCTACGCCTCGGGAGCCCGCGTTTCCGAGCTCGTTGCTCTGACGTGGACGTCCGTGAGACCGCGCAAATCATCAAACGGGCGTGCGACCGCTCAGATCACGCTTCTGGGAAAGGGCTCGAAAGTGCGCACCGTGCTACTTCCGGCATCGGTTTGGGACGTGGTTGCTCGGTACTGGGAGTCCGAGCAGGCCGGCGGCTTCGGCCGCCCGGATGATCCGGTGTTTCGGTCCATTCGTGGTGGAGCGCTTTCGCGCCAACAGATGTGGCGCATTGTGCGAAGCGCGGCTCGGCGCGCGGGGCTGCCGCAAAAAGTCTCTCCACACTGGCTGCGCCATGCGCACGCGTCCCACGCGCTCGACCGGGGTGCTCCGGTTCATCTGGTCAAGGAGACCCTCGGTCATGAGTCGCTCGCCACGACCAGCAAGTACACCCACGCACGACCGGACGACTCTTCGGCCAACTACCTGGACGTATAG
- a CDS encoding rhodanese-like domain-containing protein, which yields MFATSIPSIDVHALKARRQAGADPVLLDVRRDFEREIASLGGLHIEMSELPDRLEELESHRSDELIVYCRSGQRSARVVQYLQQHGFTGAVNLDGGVLAWSREIDPEMPQY from the coding sequence ATGTTTGCCACCTCGATTCCGTCAATCGACGTTCACGCCCTCAAGGCCCGCCGACAAGCGGGCGCCGATCCGGTGCTCCTGGATGTGCGGCGTGATTTCGAGCGGGAAATCGCCTCACTCGGCGGCCTGCACATCGAGATGTCAGAGTTACCCGATCGATTGGAGGAACTCGAGTCCCATCGTTCGGACGAGCTGATCGTCTACTGCCGTTCAGGCCAGAGGTCGGCCCGCGTGGTTCAGTACCTCCAGCAGCATGGATTCACGGGTGCGGTGAACCTCGACGGAGGCGTACTCGCGTGGAGCCGGGAAATCGACCCGGAAATGCCCCAGTATTGA
- the miaA gene encoding tRNA (adenosine(37)-N6)-dimethylallyltransferase MiaA, with protein MIPLITGPTAVGKTAVVLKLAGELDGEIVSCDSRQLYAELNVGTAKPTQEELAAVPHHFIGEATVGDPWSAGRYARVAEERIAQILDRGRSPVVVGGSTLYIQALVEGLADIPATDPAVRAALNEKLETVGPAVLFQALERVDPAFASTLDPTKSQRIVRGLEVYASTGRPLSSFFEDMPPPRFSYGVVVLDRERERLYARIDERVHAMIEAGLIEELHRLMEAGYDPEANPLRTIGYSELVPFVRGERSLDESIALIQRNSRRYAKRQLTWFRGRDDWHWLPLDGFDSVDATCAAVRQRLGM; from the coding sequence GTGATCCCGCTGATCACCGGGCCCACCGCGGTCGGCAAAACCGCCGTGGTGCTGAAGCTGGCAGGCGAACTGGACGGGGAAATTGTGTCGTGTGACAGCCGGCAGCTGTACGCTGAACTGAATGTCGGCACAGCCAAACCCACCCAGGAAGAGCTCGCAGCCGTTCCGCACCACTTTATTGGCGAGGCGACCGTTGGCGACCCGTGGTCGGCCGGGCGCTACGCCCGGGTGGCCGAAGAACGCATCGCCCAGATCCTGGATCGCGGCCGCTCGCCGGTCGTCGTTGGAGGGTCCACGCTGTACATCCAGGCGCTGGTCGAGGGCCTCGCGGACATTCCGGCCACGGACCCCGCGGTACGTGCTGCTCTGAACGAAAAGCTGGAAACCGTTGGTCCGGCCGTGCTCTTCCAGGCTCTCGAGCGAGTGGACCCTGCATTTGCGTCCACCCTGGATCCCACGAAGAGCCAGCGCATCGTGCGGGGTCTCGAGGTCTACGCCTCCACCGGCAGGCCGCTCTCCTCCTTCTTTGAGGACATGCCCCCTCCCCGCTTTTCGTACGGGGTGGTCGTGCTGGACCGGGAACGGGAACGCCTCTATGCCAGAATCGACGAGCGTGTTCACGCCATGATCGAGGCGGGGCTCATCGAGGAGCTGCATCGGCTGATGGAGGCGGGCTACGACCCGGAAGCCAATCCCTTGCGTACCATCGGCTACTCGGAGCTGGTGCCCTTTGTGCGTGGCGAGCGCAGTCTCGATGAGTCCATTGCACTTATCCAGCGCAACTCACGTCGCTACGCCAAGCGGCAGCTAACATGGTTTCGAGGGCGCGATGACTGGCATTGGCTGCCCCTCGATGGATTCGATTCGGTCGATGCGACCTGCGCCGCAGTCAGACAGCGTCTCGGGATGTGA
- a CDS encoding methyltransferase domain-containing protein: protein MTRRTGLGVVGVLACGLLFRWGADSLDTWPLMVAAGIGLAACAYWIRDAAPRVWIVVVMAVLLRLLLFSLPPSLSDDSYRYAWDGQLVAEGINPYQYVPSDEALRSFRAHPGYDSLNSAGFYSVYPPASQAVFVAAHWLSGGAFPASFYVLKALVLVAELAALLLLARIVSPWLLLVFATHPMALLSGAGQAHTDALLALPVVAAVWAARRDRWSWVGAAVAVAAHVKLWPVLAAPAFLRKPRAVATGFLVGAGLAAPFVAPYVWAHVSESLNLYVRYFEFNAGPYYAAKEVFRLFTGDDWSKQLGPAFRWLFLGGAGVLLWTAWRARWTLESVLYGLVFLLTVTATTVHPWYLYGVLLLAVLTGRHVAAWSWLSAWSIGTYLLYTGGPYWVFVVVAWTGFALLLLPSCAQWALKRRAVWKASWVSAFAGGNSWLDVGGGEGYVAAELRQRHGKEVTVLETEDRTDGLADMLLYDGEVMPLPARSIDAACAVFVLHHVDNPGGLLREMARVSRGPVIVVESVLRGDVDRHVLPVLDRLANFWRAPSRAAWKEHSSFRSAADWRALFADAGFQVTAESIRYSPLHAKHLWRLTSRDAV from the coding sequence GTGACCAGGCGCACCGGGCTCGGTGTGGTCGGGGTGCTCGCCTGCGGGCTGTTGTTTCGATGGGGCGCGGACAGCCTCGATACATGGCCACTTATGGTGGCTGCGGGTATCGGACTTGCGGCGTGCGCTTACTGGATTCGGGATGCGGCGCCGCGCGTGTGGATCGTGGTGGTCATGGCGGTGCTTTTGAGGCTGCTGCTGTTTTCGCTGCCGCCTTCGCTTTCCGATGATTCGTATCGCTACGCCTGGGACGGCCAGCTGGTGGCCGAGGGGATCAATCCGTACCAGTATGTGCCGTCCGACGAGGCGTTGCGTTCGTTCCGGGCTCATCCCGGCTACGACTCCCTGAATTCGGCCGGCTTCTACTCGGTCTACCCACCGGCTTCCCAGGCGGTGTTCGTCGCCGCCCACTGGCTGAGCGGCGGGGCTTTTCCGGCCTCGTTCTATGTTCTGAAGGCGCTGGTCCTTGTGGCCGAATTGGCCGCCCTTCTGCTCCTCGCCAGAATTGTGAGTCCGTGGCTGCTCCTGGTGTTCGCGACACATCCCATGGCGCTCCTGTCTGGAGCGGGACAAGCGCATACAGACGCCCTGCTGGCACTTCCCGTCGTGGCGGCGGTGTGGGCGGCCCGCCGCGACCGGTGGAGCTGGGTAGGGGCCGCTGTCGCGGTCGCCGCGCATGTAAAGCTGTGGCCGGTCCTGGCTGCACCCGCGTTTCTCCGAAAGCCGCGTGCGGTGGCGACGGGCTTTTTGGTGGGAGCCGGACTGGCCGCTCCATTTGTCGCCCCCTACGTCTGGGCCCATGTGTCGGAGAGCCTGAACCTCTACGTGCGGTACTTCGAATTCAACGCAGGCCCGTATTACGCCGCCAAGGAGGTCTTTCGGCTCTTCACAGGCGACGACTGGAGCAAGCAACTCGGGCCGGCCTTCCGCTGGCTGTTTCTGGGAGGAGCCGGCGTGCTTCTGTGGACAGCCTGGCGGGCCAGATGGACGCTTGAAAGCGTGCTCTATGGCCTGGTGTTCCTGCTCACAGTCACAGCGACGACCGTGCACCCGTGGTATCTCTACGGGGTACTGCTGCTGGCCGTACTGACCGGCAGGCACGTCGCCGCGTGGTCGTGGCTTTCCGCGTGGTCGATCGGGACTTACCTGCTGTACACAGGCGGACCCTACTGGGTCTTTGTCGTGGTCGCCTGGACGGGATTCGCGTTGCTGCTTCTTCCGTCATGCGCGCAATGGGCCCTCAAACGACGCGCCGTCTGGAAGGCCTCCTGGGTGAGTGCGTTCGCAGGGGGCAATTCCTGGCTGGATGTGGGAGGGGGAGAGGGGTACGTCGCCGCGGAGCTTCGCCAGCGTCACGGAAAGGAGGTGACGGTGCTTGAGACCGAAGACCGCACCGACGGACTGGCGGATATGCTACTGTACGACGGTGAGGTTATGCCCCTGCCGGCACGCTCGATCGATGCGGCCTGCGCCGTGTTTGTGCTGCATCACGTCGACAACCCCGGAGGACTCCTAAGAGAGATGGCGCGCGTCAGTCGCGGACCGGTCATTGTGGTGGAGAGTGTGCTGCGAGGAGACGTGGATCGACACGTGCTGCCGGTACTCGACCGGCTGGCCAACTTCTGGCGTGCGCCTTCGCGGGCCGCGTGGAAGGAGCACTCCTCCTTCCGATCAGCGGCCGATTGGCGCGCCCTGTTTGCTGATGCCGGCTTTCAGGTGACGGCTGAGTCGATCCGGTACAGTCCGCTGCACGCCAAGCACTTGTGGCGCCTCACATCCCGAGACGCTGTCTGA
- a CDS encoding ATP-binding protein — MRLHRQLVLETDLEHMDRVVEETEQFLVPLDLDEEQAYNIVLLTTEAVTNAMEHGNGMDADKKVHIHYEATATHVQVTVQDEGTGFEKSEVPDPLAKKNLLATGGRGIFLMEELADDIRYEDDGRRVIMRFRAG; from the coding sequence ATGCGCCTGCACCGTCAGCTTGTGCTTGAGACTGATCTCGAGCACATGGATCGGGTGGTCGAGGAGACCGAGCAGTTCCTCGTGCCGCTGGATTTGGATGAGGAACAGGCCTACAACATCGTCCTGCTGACGACGGAGGCGGTCACCAATGCCATGGAACACGGCAACGGCATGGATGCGGACAAGAAGGTGCACATCCACTACGAGGCAACCGCGACGCATGTGCAGGTGACTGTGCAGGACGAGGGCACCGGGTTCGAGAAGTCGGAGGTGCCCGACCCGCTCGCCAAGAAGAATCTGCTCGCGACCGGAGGGCGGGGAATCTTCCTGATGGAGGAACTGGCGGATGATATCCGCTACGAGGATGATGGGAGGCGCGTGATCATGCGATTCCGGGCCGGGTGA